Proteins encoded by one window of Monoglobus pectinilyticus:
- a CDS encoding helix-turn-helix domain-containing protein has translation YCHGFDDISVHEERIQQVCKYIINYYNQQITLADISKMAYMSPTYFSKKFKKVTGFGFNEYLNNVRIKMATNMLVETQYSVTEIARFCGYKDSNYFGDVFKKIMGVSPSKYRKANYTF, from the coding sequence TTTATTGCCACGGCTTTGATGACATCAGTGTTCATGAGGAGAGGATTCAGCAGGTATGTAAATATATTATAAACTATTATAACCAGCAGATTACTCTTGCTGACATTTCTAAGATGGCATATATGAGCCCGACTTATTTTTCTAAAAAGTTTAAAAAAGTAACCGGGTTTGGATTTAATGAATATCTAAATAACGTCCGCATAAAAATGGCGACAAACATGCTTGTTGAGACCCAGTATTCAGTAACCGAAATTGCCAGATTCTGCGGATATAAAGACAGCAATTATTTCGGCGACGTATTTAAAAAGATAATGGGGGTTTCACCAAGCAAATACAGAAAAGCGAATTATACATTTTAA